One genomic segment of Merismopedia glauca CCAP 1448/3 includes these proteins:
- a CDS encoding TrkH family potassium uptake protein, translating into MTVSRTVCLGFLAVIFVGALLLMLPISTANGSGSDFLTGLFMSTSAVCVTGLAVVDVGKYYSFWGQFFLALLAQIGGLGYMTATTFLLLLLGRKFGLKDKIAIQQSLDQPGLAGAADLIRSIIATTAIFELTGAFLLMLVFVPELGWQNGIWFAIFHSVSAFNNAGFGLKTDNLMSYVSSPIVTFTIGFLIIFGGIGYQVIMEMYLWVKEKVRRDRHRSWYTLQFKIAVSTTVILLAFGTIAFFLTELNNPNTLAPLSLGDKWLAAWFQSVTPRTAGFNTIDIGKMTETGLFITIALMFIGASPGGTGGGIKTTTFRILYSCTKAALLAEEEVVSFKRQISIPLVLKAVGVFFGSLLVVIISTIIIELNEPETKFQFLQILFEVVSAFGTVGLSTGITASVSAVSKTVLIATMYIGRVGVLLLMSSLIGNPNPRAINYPEENLLVG; encoded by the coding sequence GTGGGAGCGATTTTTTGACAGGTTTATTCATGTCAACTTCTGCCGTTTGTGTAACGGGATTAGCAGTAGTAGATGTGGGGAAATATTACTCTTTTTGGGGGCAATTTTTCTTAGCTTTACTCGCTCAAATTGGTGGTTTGGGTTACATGACAGCCACCACCTTTTTACTACTACTTTTAGGACGCAAATTCGGCTTAAAAGATAAAATCGCTATTCAGCAATCACTAGATCAACCAGGGTTAGCTGGCGCAGCCGATCTAATTCGCTCAATTATTGCTACTACCGCAATTTTTGAGCTAACCGGAGCCTTTTTATTAATGTTAGTTTTTGTCCCAGAACTAGGATGGCAAAATGGAATATGGTTTGCTATTTTTCACAGTGTTAGTGCTTTCAATAATGCTGGGTTTGGCTTAAAAACTGATAATTTAATGAGCTATGTAAGCTCCCCTATAGTCACATTTACTATCGGATTTCTCATTATTTTTGGTGGAATTGGCTATCAAGTAATTATGGAAATGTACCTGTGGGTGAAAGAAAAAGTGAGACGCGATCGCCATCGCAGTTGGTACACTCTTCAATTTAAAATTGCTGTAAGTACAACTGTAATTCTCTTAGCTTTTGGCACTATAGCTTTCTTCCTCACCGAATTAAATAACCCTAATACTCTAGCACCCCTATCATTAGGAGATAAATGGCTTGCAGCTTGGTTTCAATCTGTCACTCCTCGTACTGCTGGTTTCAACACCATTGATATTGGCAAAATGACAGAAACAGGCTTATTTATTACAATAGCATTGATGTTTATTGGGGCTAGTCCTGGTGGTACTGGAGGTGGCATTAAAACTACCACATTTAGAATTCTTTATAGTTGTACTAAGGCAGCACTTTTGGCAGAAGAAGAAGTCGTTTCATTTAAAAGACAAATATCTATACCTTTGGTGCTAAAAGCAGTTGGAGTATTTTTTGGTTCGTTGCTAGTTGTCATCATCAGTACAATTATCATTGAACTAAATGAGCCAGAGACAAAATTTCAGTTTCTTCAAATTCTCTTTGAAGTAGTTTCTGCTTTTGGAACTGTGGGATTATCTACTGGCATTACTGCCAGTGTTTCGGCGGTTTCTAAAACAGTTTTAATCGCTACTATGTACATTGGTAGAGTTGGGGTTCTATTGCTGATGTCATCTTTAATTGGTAATCCTAATCCTAGAGCAATTAACTATCCAGAAGAAAATTTGTTAGTCGGTTAA
- a CDS encoding potassium channel family protein, which translates to MNLSSLNFLRSLHKDNRQYAVIGLGRFGRAACMTLHQSGYEVLGIDSSEKLVDQILNDKIVSHAVQLDSTEPFALKQAGIFEIDTVIVAIGNYLDASVITTLNLKEGGVNHVVAKASSEVHVKLLRKVGADHVVFPEHDAGCELAVSLTKPSILERFEIDTENSIVELIVPAQFHGKTIAELQLRNRYGLNLLGVSQDGKFHINVDPNSRLQKDALMVVVGSNQSIESLPL; encoded by the coding sequence GTGAACTTATCTAGTTTGAATTTTTTGCGGAGTTTACACAAAGATAATCGTCAATATGCTGTGATTGGTTTAGGACGTTTTGGTAGAGCCGCTTGCATGACTTTACATCAGTCTGGATATGAAGTTTTAGGAATTGATTCTAGCGAGAAATTGGTAGATCAAATCCTCAATGATAAAATTGTTTCTCACGCTGTTCAGCTAGATTCTACCGAACCTTTTGCTCTGAAACAAGCTGGCATTTTTGAAATAGATACTGTAATTGTGGCGATCGGTAACTATTTGGATGCTAGTGTAATTACAACTTTGAATTTAAAGGAAGGTGGTGTCAATCATGTCGTAGCTAAAGCATCTTCAGAAGTTCATGTGAAGCTGTTAAGAAAAGTGGGTGCAGATCATGTAGTTTTTCCCGAACATGATGCGGGATGCGAATTAGCTGTATCTTTAACTAAACCTTCGATTTTAGAAAGGTTTGAAATCGATACTGAAAACAGCATTGTTGAACTTATTGTTCCCGCTCAATTTCATGGTAAGACTATCGCTGAATTACAGTTACGCAACCGTTATGGATTGAATTTACTGGGTGTCAGTCAAGATGGGAAGTTTCATATTAATGTCGATCCCAATTCTCGACTGCAAAAAGATGCTTTGATGGTGGTGGTTGGCTCAAATCAAAGTATTGAAAGTTTACCACTTTGA
- a CDS encoding hydantoinase/oxoprolinase family protein, translating into MLKVFADRGGTFTDLVAVTNNSTIIDRLARDTQRFLTVPLGDRQWLIVYKLLSENPEQYQDAVIQGIRDIIGISKNEIVATEAIEVVKMGTTVATNALLERQGDRVVLVITKGFKDALRIGYQNRPDIFARHIVLPTMLYEQVIEVDERYDAQGNELTAVNIGQVKHDLETVYDTGIRSCAIVLMHSYRYPEHELQVAKIARQIGFAQISISHQVSPLMKLISRGDTTVVDAYLTPILRRYVNQVASQLPGVKLMFMKSDGGLVTASQFQGKDSILSGPAGGIIGAVETSKRAGFNSVITFDMGGTSTDVAHFKGEYERQLESEIAGVRMRVPVLNIHTIAAGGGSILFFDGSSYRVGPESAGANPGPACYRRGEKLTVTDANVMLGKIHPEYFPQVFGSDGNLPLDKQVVIEQFTKLAEEINAVTGNYNTPEQIAAGFIAIAVENMANAIKKISLQRGYDVTKYALCCFGGAGAQVACLVADTLGMKQIFLHPYAGVLSAYGMGLADVRAIRETGVEKPLNYQLISELEASIECLESQTMAELNKDLNNGKREIVKKVNLKYEGTNSTLTINFTLDVETMREEFEVEHKSRYGFIQSQKLLIVESISVEAIEKMDTPNEPLITRTRTLAQLPIAVETVQMFAGDRWYSTPVYLREDLQPEDVIQGASIIVEKISTIVVEPNWQARLTQQNHLILESCSPDP; encoded by the coding sequence ATGCTCAAAGTTTTTGCCGATCGCGGTGGTACATTTACCGATCTAGTTGCTGTTACCAATAATTCCACAATTATTGATAGACTAGCTAGAGATACTCAGCGCTTTTTAACTGTTCCTCTTGGCGATCGGCAATGGCTTATAGTCTATAAGTTACTGTCAGAAAATCCCGAACAATATCAAGATGCAGTTATTCAAGGAATTCGGGATATTATCGGTATTAGCAAAAATGAGATAGTAGCTACAGAAGCCATAGAAGTTGTCAAAATGGGAACGACTGTAGCAACTAATGCTCTGTTAGAAAGACAAGGAGATAGAGTAGTATTAGTCATTACCAAAGGCTTTAAAGATGCCCTGCGAATTGGCTATCAAAATCGTCCCGATATCTTTGCTCGTCACATCGTTTTACCAACCATGTTATACGAACAGGTAATTGAAGTTGATGAGCGATATGATGCTCAAGGTAATGAATTAACGGCTGTAAATATTGGACAAGTAAAGCACGATCTAGAAACAGTTTATGACACCGGAATTCGCAGTTGCGCCATAGTCTTGATGCACAGCTACCGCTACCCGGAACATGAATTACAAGTAGCAAAAATTGCTCGACAGATTGGCTTTGCTCAAATATCAATCTCTCATCAAGTTAGTCCATTAATGAAATTAATTAGTCGTGGCGATACGACAGTTGTAGATGCTTATCTAACACCTATATTACGCCGCTATGTTAACCAAGTAGCGAGTCAGTTACCTGGTGTTAAACTCATGTTTATGAAGTCAGATGGGGGTTTAGTTACAGCATCACAATTTCAAGGAAAAGATAGTATTTTAAGTGGCCCTGCGGGGGGAATTATTGGAGCAGTTGAAACTAGTAAAAGAGCCGGATTTAACTCGGTAATTACCTTTGATATGGGGGGGACTAGTACCGATGTTGCTCATTTCAAAGGAGAGTACGAACGACAATTAGAATCAGAAATTGCTGGAGTTAGAATGCGGGTTCCAGTATTAAATATTCATACCATTGCTGCTGGTGGCGGTTCAATTCTTTTTTTCGATGGTTCTAGTTATCGAGTTGGTCCAGAATCGGCTGGCGCAAATCCTGGTCCTGCTTGTTACCGACGGGGTGAAAAACTAACAGTAACTGATGCTAATGTTATGTTAGGAAAAATTCACCCAGAATATTTTCCCCAAGTTTTTGGAAGTGATGGTAATTTGCCTTTAGATAAACAGGTTGTGATTGAGCAATTTACTAAGTTAGCTGAAGAGATTAACGCCGTTACAGGTAATTATAATACACCAGAACAAATCGCGGCTGGATTTATAGCGATCGCCGTGGAAAATATGGCAAATGCCATTAAGAAAATTAGCCTCCAACGAGGTTATGATGTGACTAAATATGCACTGTGTTGTTTCGGTGGTGCAGGCGCACAAGTTGCTTGTTTAGTTGCCGATACTTTGGGAATGAAACAGATATTTCTCCATCCTTATGCTGGGGTTTTATCTGCTTACGGAATGGGATTGGCTGATGTGCGCGCTATTAGAGAAACCGGAGTTGAAAAACCTTTAAATTATCAATTGATTTCAGAATTAGAAGCATCAATTGAGTGTTTAGAAAGTCAGACAATGGCTGAATTAAATAAAGATCTCAATAACGGGAAAAGGGAAATAGTCAAAAAAGTTAATTTAAAGTATGAAGGAACTAACTCAACATTAACTATTAATTTCACCCTTGATGTAGAAACTATGCGAGAAGAGTTTGAGGTAGAACATAAATCTCGCTACGGCTTTATTCAATCACAAAAACTATTAATTGTTGAATCTATTTCAGTAGAAGCGATCGAGAAAATGGATACTCCCAATGAACCATTAATAACTCGGACTCGGACTTTAGCACAACTTCCCATAGCAGTAGAAACCGTGCAAATGTTTGCAGGCGATCGCTGGTATTCTACACCAGTTTACCTCCGAGAAGACTTACAACCTGAAGATGTAATCCAGGGTGCTAGCATCATAGTTGAAAAAATTAGTACAATTGTCGTAGAACCAAATTGGCAAGCTAGATTAACCCAACAAAATCACTTAATTTTAGAAAGCTGTTCCCCAGATCCCTGA
- a CDS encoding GNAT family N-acetyltransferase has translation MIIRLFQESDAEQIALLFHQTVREINIRDYTSNQVKAWAPDNIYFTNWAKVCANKFTYVAENEGVIAGFGQLEGNGHIDCFYCHKDYQRMGIGKQIYQAIETKASQLKLHRLYVEASITAKPFFSHLGFQTVQQQEVECRGETFINYAMEKQL, from the coding sequence ATGATTATCCGATTGTTTCAAGAATCTGATGCGGAACAAATAGCACTTTTATTTCACCAAACAGTACGCGAAATTAACATTCGTGACTATACTAGTAATCAAGTCAAAGCCTGGGCACCAGATAATATTTACTTCACGAATTGGGCAAAAGTTTGTGCAAATAAATTTACTTATGTAGCAGAAAATGAAGGTGTCATAGCAGGTTTTGGTCAGTTAGAAGGCAATGGACATATTGATTGTTTCTACTGTCATAAAGATTATCAGAGAATGGGGATTGGCAAACAGATTTATCAAGCCATTGAAACCAAAGCTAGCCAATTAAAACTCCATCGCTTATACGTTGAAGCCAGTATTACCGCCAAACCATTTTTCTCACATCTCGGCTTCCAAACTGTTCAACAACAAGAAGTAGAATGTCGAGGAGAAACTTTTATTAATTATGCAATGGAGAAACAGTTATAG
- a CDS encoding cupin domain-containing protein: MLDSQKKTSAIASQEIVTVRPQVETATRQKIPYFVGISEQTAGSKGISMNLIVIPPGGRAEPHLHKDYETAIYLLKGRVETHYGEGLKQSVINEAGDFIFIPPGVPHQPYNLSDTEPVQAIVARNDPNEQENVELYDLSHNSEL, encoded by the coding sequence ATGCTAGATTCCCAAAAGAAGACCTCTGCGATCGCTTCTCAAGAAATAGTGACGGTTCGTCCTCAAGTTGAGACTGCAACTCGCCAAAAAATACCATACTTTGTGGGTATTTCGGAACAGACCGCCGGAAGCAAAGGAATTTCTATGAATCTCATTGTTATTCCCCCAGGAGGTCGTGCAGAACCACATTTGCACAAAGACTATGAGACAGCAATTTACCTGTTAAAAGGTAGGGTGGAAACTCACTACGGAGAAGGTTTAAAACAGAGTGTCATCAACGAAGCAGGGGACTTCATTTTCATTCCCCCTGGCGTTCCCCACCAGCCTTATAACCTCAGCGATACGGAACCCGTACAAGCAATTGTGGCAAGAAATGACCCCAACGAGCAGGAAAATGTGGAATTGTATGATTTATCGCATAATTCAGAGCTATAG